A genomic region of Clavibacter michiganensis subsp. insidiosus contains the following coding sequences:
- a CDS encoding alpha/beta fold hydrolase has protein sequence MTEHGRPATTVRVTRLVHRGLTVRISTLGSPGDRAFVLVPGIGVSSDYFERLAPHLDARGTVHALDLPGFAGVAHPGRALAIREYADLVGAAIDDLGLDDPVLVGHSMGTQVVADLAARRSAISTVVLISPVMDPAARWVPRAALRFLRSSVREPSRIKVLAIRAYLVCGVRWFLRVLPRMMSFPIEARLPDIRASTLVIRGEHDAVVPRAWVEEMGRLLPRARLWEIPGAAHSVMHDHADEVTRLCLAHLERPPVEGSSTEDASAELRRFPVGEEERDEEHADFAPTLGDSIRGIRAQVAEGIAIRRGDDAAIGRAKTAHAEAMADAAERARRRGARRDARSRG, from the coding sequence ATGACCGAGCACGGCCGCCCCGCGACGACCGTCCGCGTCACGCGCCTCGTGCACCGCGGCCTCACCGTGCGGATCAGCACCCTCGGCAGCCCTGGTGACCGCGCGTTCGTGCTCGTGCCCGGCATCGGCGTGAGCTCCGACTACTTCGAGCGCCTCGCCCCGCACCTCGACGCGCGCGGCACCGTGCACGCGCTCGACCTCCCGGGGTTCGCGGGTGTCGCGCATCCCGGCCGCGCGCTGGCGATCCGCGAGTACGCCGACCTCGTGGGCGCCGCGATCGACGACCTGGGCCTCGACGACCCCGTGCTCGTCGGCCACTCGATGGGCACGCAGGTGGTGGCCGACCTCGCGGCCCGGCGGTCGGCGATCAGCACGGTGGTGCTCATCAGCCCGGTCATGGATCCGGCCGCGCGATGGGTGCCGCGCGCCGCCCTCCGCTTCCTCCGCTCCTCGGTGCGGGAGCCGAGCCGGATCAAGGTGCTCGCCATCCGCGCGTACCTCGTCTGCGGCGTGCGCTGGTTCCTCCGGGTGCTGCCGCGGATGATGTCGTTCCCGATCGAGGCGCGCCTGCCCGACATCCGCGCCAGCACGCTCGTGATCCGCGGCGAGCACGACGCCGTCGTCCCGCGCGCGTGGGTGGAGGAGATGGGCCGGCTGCTGCCGCGGGCGCGGCTGTGGGAGATCCCGGGCGCCGCGCACTCGGTGATGCACGACCACGCCGACGAGGTCACCCGCCTCTGCCTCGCGCACCTCGAGCGGCCACCCGTCGAGGGCTCGTCGACCGAGGACGCGTCGGCCGAGCTGCGGCGGTTCCCGGTGGGCGAGGAGGAGCGGGACGAGGAGCACGCGGACTTCGCGCCCACGCTCGGCGACTCGATCCGCGGGATCCGCGCGCAGGTCGCCGAGGGCATCGCGATCCGCCGCGGGGACGACGCCGCGATCGGGCGCGCGAAGACCGCGCACGCGGAGGCCATGGCGGATGCGGCGGAGCGGGCGCGGCGTCGCGGAGCGCGCCGCGACGCCCGATCCCGCGGCTAG
- a CDS encoding IS481-like element IS1122 family transposase: MSHANARLTVHGRVLLVRRVVEDRRPVSHVARELGVSRQCAHRWVNRFRSEGFEGLSDRSSRPRRVPTRTSPERERAVVEARTRLRSGPARLAPVTGVPARTISRILRRHGAPPLAWLDPVTGAVIRASRSTANRYEHEHPGDLIHVDVKKLGRIPDGGGWRAHGRSEQVRGRGIGFDYVHAVVDDHTRLAYAEIHPDEKGVTAAGFLTRAAAYFAEHGITRIERVLTDNAFAYRHSAAFQNAVTQLGARQKFIRPHCPWQNGKVERFNRTLATEWAYRQPFTSNQARTDALDPWIQHYNTERIHSSHGLTPAARVSPTS, from the coding sequence ATGTCCCACGCTAATGCTCGTCTGACGGTTCACGGGAGGGTTCTCCTCGTGCGGCGGGTGGTCGAGGATCGTCGGCCGGTCTCGCATGTCGCGCGCGAACTCGGTGTGTCGCGTCAGTGCGCGCATCGGTGGGTGAATCGGTTCCGGTCCGAGGGTTTCGAAGGCTTGTCGGACCGGTCCTCGAGGCCGAGACGGGTGCCGACGAGGACGAGCCCGGAACGAGAACGAGCCGTCGTGGAAGCGAGGACCCGATTGCGATCAGGTCCTGCCCGGTTGGCGCCGGTGACCGGTGTTCCAGCCCGCACGATCTCCCGCATCCTGCGGCGGCACGGGGCACCGCCGTTGGCATGGTTGGACCCCGTCACCGGGGCCGTGATCCGGGCATCCCGGTCGACGGCAAACCGGTACGAGCATGAGCATCCCGGCGACCTGATCCACGTCGACGTGAAGAAGCTCGGCCGGATCCCGGACGGCGGCGGCTGGCGGGCGCATGGCCGCAGCGAACAGGTTCGTGGTCGTGGGATCGGGTTCGATTACGTCCACGCCGTGGTCGATGACCACACCCGCCTCGCCTACGCGGAGATCCACCCGGACGAGAAGGGCGTGACCGCGGCAGGGTTCCTGACCCGGGCCGCGGCGTACTTCGCCGAGCACGGCATCACCCGCATCGAACGGGTCCTGACGGACAACGCGTTCGCCTACCGGCACTCGGCCGCGTTCCAGAACGCGGTCACGCAGCTCGGTGCGAGGCAGAAGTTCATCCGCCCGCACTGCCCCTGGCAGAACGGCAAGGTCGAACGCTTCAACCGCACCCTCGCGACCGAGTGGGCCTACCGGCAACCCTTCACCAGCAACCAAGCCAGAACCGACGCCCTTGATCCGTGGATCCAGCACTACAACACTGAACGAATCCACTCGAGCCACGGGCTGACGCCCGCGGCCCGAGTGTCACCAACGTCATGA
- the glsA gene encoding glutaminase A produces MPAPASASHDPAHALDLDRLLASVADDGGGEVDDSIPQLAETDPRLAGIALVTPDGRTHAAGDSAHRFSIQSAVKPFLFALALADTGGAALDAVGIEPTGEAFDAIKLESGTGRPPNPMVNAGAILTASLVRGSSLEERTERILRGLSAFAGRELEVDEDVAECEQLLGDRNHALAHLMRSEGTLHVSADDAVAAYARACAVLVTPEILAAMGATLAAGGRNPLTGSGVVSRKVARDVVSVMATCGVYDGSGRWMRRVGVPAKSSVSGSIVLAAPGRLGAAVFSPPLDGQGTSVRGAVLAQRLADELGLHAFGSTAEDA; encoded by the coding sequence ATGCCCGCCCCCGCATCCGCCTCGCACGATCCCGCCCACGCGCTCGACCTCGACCGGCTGCTCGCATCGGTCGCCGACGATGGCGGCGGCGAGGTCGACGACAGCATCCCGCAGCTCGCGGAGACGGATCCGCGGCTCGCCGGCATCGCGCTCGTCACGCCCGACGGCCGCACGCACGCCGCGGGCGACAGCGCGCACCGCTTCTCCATCCAGTCGGCCGTGAAGCCGTTCCTGTTCGCGCTGGCGCTCGCCGACACCGGCGGCGCCGCGCTCGACGCGGTCGGCATCGAGCCGACGGGCGAGGCGTTCGACGCGATCAAGCTGGAGAGCGGCACCGGCCGACCGCCGAACCCGATGGTCAACGCGGGGGCGATCCTCACGGCGAGCCTGGTGCGCGGATCCTCCCTCGAGGAGCGCACCGAGCGGATCCTCCGGGGCCTCAGCGCGTTCGCGGGCCGGGAGCTCGAGGTCGACGAGGACGTCGCCGAATGCGAGCAGCTGCTCGGCGATCGCAACCACGCGCTCGCCCATCTCATGCGCTCCGAGGGCACGCTGCACGTCTCGGCCGACGACGCCGTGGCCGCGTACGCGCGGGCGTGCGCGGTGCTGGTGACCCCCGAGATCCTCGCGGCGATGGGCGCCACGCTCGCCGCCGGTGGCCGTAACCCGCTCACGGGGTCAGGCGTGGTGTCCCGCAAGGTCGCGCGTGACGTCGTCTCCGTCATGGCCACGTGCGGCGTCTACGACGGCTCCGGCCGGTGGATGCGGCGGGTCGGCGTGCCCGCGAAGTCGAGCGTCTCCGGCTCCATCGTCCTCGCCGCGCCCGGTCGCCTCGGCGCCGCCGTCTTCAGCCCGCCGCTCGACGGCCAGGGCACGAGCGTGCGTGGCGCGGTGCTCGCGCAGCGGCTCGCGGACGAGCTGGGGCTGCACGCGTTCGGGTCGACGGCGGAGGACGCCTGA
- a CDS encoding RecQ family ATP-dependent DNA helicase: MKQNRTAAGTTRTTRTTTRTAHDRTADDRPGEERPAAEDPAIVPEPAPGPEPEDALRVARESFGWDELHDGQVRTIGPLVRGRDALVVMPTGYGKSAIYQVATVLMEGLTVVVSPLIALQADQVQNLEDAPAAPPARVINSTIRGRALEEAWATVEEPGARIVFLTPEQLARDAVVERLVARGVSLVVIDEAHCVASWGHDFRPDYLGLGGVIDALGHPPTVAMTATGSTPIRTEIEERLGLRDPFVLSSGFDRPNIRLEVRRHTEEAEKRRAIVAHVVEQTQPGLVYVATRKDAEDYADEIRAAGLRVDAYHAGLPAAERERVQTAFHEDDVDVVVATSAFGMGIDKPTVRYVIHAAPPESVDAYYQEVGRAGRDGEPAVGILHYRAEDLGLRRFFAARTPRPASLRDVYAAVAVAGVDGPVRPAVVAERAGMSARTVGGVLNLLVDAGVLGSDRDGAFVREELDPREAAARGKHVAQERERIEVSRLDMMRGYAETPQCRRQYLLGYFGEESPERCGNCDACDRLDQEDAHEEAMGTGAADPAAAAASDEAFPAQSRVNHAEWGPGTVMSTEEDRITVFFESEGYRVLSRRIVEEGELLQQA; encoded by the coding sequence GTGAAGCAGAACCGCACCGCGGCGGGCACGACCCGCACCACCCGCACGACCACCCGCACCGCGCACGACCGCACGGCCGACGACCGGCCCGGCGAGGAGCGGCCCGCCGCTGAGGATCCGGCCATCGTCCCGGAGCCCGCGCCGGGCCCCGAGCCCGAGGACGCGCTCCGCGTGGCCCGCGAGTCGTTCGGCTGGGACGAGCTGCACGACGGCCAGGTGCGCACGATCGGCCCGCTCGTCCGCGGCCGCGACGCGCTCGTCGTGATGCCCACGGGCTACGGCAAGTCCGCGATCTACCAGGTCGCGACCGTGCTGATGGAGGGCCTCACCGTGGTCGTCTCGCCGCTCATCGCGCTGCAGGCCGACCAGGTGCAGAACCTCGAGGACGCGCCCGCCGCGCCGCCCGCGCGCGTGATCAACAGCACGATCCGCGGGAGGGCGCTCGAGGAGGCGTGGGCGACCGTGGAGGAGCCCGGCGCGCGGATCGTGTTCCTCACGCCCGAGCAGCTGGCGCGCGACGCGGTCGTGGAGCGGCTCGTGGCGCGCGGGGTGTCGCTCGTGGTGATCGACGAGGCGCACTGCGTGGCGTCGTGGGGCCACGACTTCCGGCCCGACTACCTGGGGCTCGGCGGCGTGATCGACGCGCTCGGGCACCCGCCGACCGTGGCCATGACGGCGACCGGATCCACGCCCATCCGCACCGAGATCGAGGAGCGCCTCGGCCTCCGCGACCCGTTCGTGCTGTCGAGCGGCTTCGACCGGCCGAACATCCGGCTCGAGGTACGGCGGCACACGGAGGAGGCGGAGAAGCGGCGCGCGATCGTCGCGCACGTCGTGGAGCAGACGCAGCCGGGCCTCGTCTACGTCGCGACGCGCAAGGACGCCGAGGACTACGCCGACGAGATCCGCGCGGCGGGCCTCCGCGTCGACGCGTACCACGCGGGCCTGCCGGCGGCCGAGCGCGAGCGCGTGCAGACCGCGTTCCACGAGGACGACGTGGACGTGGTGGTCGCGACGAGCGCGTTCGGCATGGGGATCGACAAGCCGACCGTGCGCTACGTGATCCACGCGGCGCCGCCCGAGTCCGTCGACGCGTACTACCAGGAGGTCGGGCGGGCGGGGCGCGACGGGGAGCCGGCGGTCGGGATCCTGCACTACCGCGCCGAGGACCTCGGCCTCCGCCGCTTCTTCGCCGCGCGCACGCCGCGGCCGGCGAGCCTCCGCGACGTGTACGCGGCGGTCGCGGTGGCGGGCGTCGACGGTCCGGTGCGGCCGGCCGTGGTCGCCGAGCGCGCGGGGATGTCGGCGCGCACGGTGGGCGGCGTGCTCAACCTGCTCGTGGACGCGGGCGTGCTCGGATCCGACCGCGACGGCGCCTTCGTGCGCGAGGAGCTGGATCCGCGCGAGGCCGCCGCACGTGGCAAGCACGTCGCGCAGGAGCGCGAGCGCATCGAGGTCTCGCGGCTCGACATGATGCGCGGCTACGCCGAGACGCCGCAGTGCCGGCGGCAGTACCTGCTCGGCTACTTCGGCGAGGAGTCGCCGGAGCGCTGCGGGAACTGCGACGCGTGCGACCGGCTCGACCAGGAGGACGCGCACGAGGAGGCGATGGGCACGGGCGCTGCCGATCCCGCCGCTGCCGCCGCCTCGGACGAGGCGTTCCCCGCGCAGTCGCGGGTCAACCACGCCGAGTGGGGGCCGGGCACCGTGATGAGCACGGAGGAGGACCGGATCACCGTCTTCTTCGAGAGCGAGGGGTACCGCGTGCTCTCGCGGCGGATCGTGGAGGAGGGGGAGCTGCTGCAGCAGGCGTGA
- a CDS encoding GTP-binding protein, protein MPARDHLPLPVYPQPPSGVVLVVGEGSGLRAVLRDAVDDVAASVLVLPPEEADPVEPIARFLDDLAERGPGAEAVVGIPATADARATGMQLDLLLRREHELQRTLGGTGSGFGLRHVVSVVAADRLHSIAFGRVEDAFDEAETLADLLEYATVVVLTGMARVPLESRGTLLALVRRLAPRAAVLDARRPLALHRLPRWGDVAGLAASAGWMRELTAAGVASRPGEVDRLDGPVGSVVVSDPRPLHPERLALAVEEELRPDRAGLVLRSKGFVSLASRPGEVGGWSSVGSMLTLQPTGIDPWQEGAPHGTEIAFFGVGLRPAVLRRAIGRAVLTGEELAAGPAAWAGYADPFPRVDAG, encoded by the coding sequence ATGCCCGCTCGCGACCACCTCCCCCTGCCCGTGTACCCGCAGCCGCCGTCGGGCGTCGTCCTCGTGGTGGGCGAGGGATCGGGGCTCCGCGCGGTGCTGCGCGACGCGGTCGACGACGTCGCGGCGAGCGTGCTCGTGCTGCCGCCCGAGGAGGCGGATCCGGTCGAGCCCATCGCGCGGTTCCTCGACGACCTCGCCGAGCGGGGGCCGGGCGCGGAGGCCGTGGTGGGGATCCCCGCGACCGCCGACGCGCGGGCGACCGGGATGCAGCTCGACCTGCTGCTGCGCCGCGAGCACGAGCTGCAGCGGACGCTCGGCGGGACGGGGTCCGGGTTCGGGCTGCGCCACGTCGTCTCGGTCGTGGCCGCCGACCGCCTGCATTCGATCGCCTTCGGCCGGGTCGAGGACGCGTTCGACGAGGCCGAGACGCTCGCCGACCTCCTCGAGTACGCGACCGTCGTGGTGCTGACCGGCATGGCGCGCGTGCCGCTCGAGTCGCGCGGCACGCTGCTCGCGCTCGTGCGCCGGCTCGCCCCGCGCGCCGCCGTGCTCGACGCGCGCCGGCCGCTCGCGCTCCACCGGCTGCCGCGCTGGGGCGACGTGGCGGGGCTCGCGGCGTCGGCGGGGTGGATGCGCGAGCTCACGGCGGCGGGCGTCGCGTCGCGTCCGGGGGAGGTCGATCGGCTCGACGGGCCCGTGGGATCCGTGGTCGTGAGCGACCCGCGGCCGCTGCACCCCGAGCGGCTCGCGCTCGCCGTGGAGGAGGAGCTGCGGCCCGACCGCGCGGGCCTCGTGCTGCGCTCGAAGGGCTTCGTGTCGCTCGCGTCCCGGCCGGGCGAGGTGGGCGGGTGGTCGAGCGTGGGATCCATGCTGACGCTCCAGCCGACCGGGATCGACCCGTGGCAGGAGGGCGCGCCGCACGGCACGGAGATCGCGTTCTTCGGCGTGGGGCTCCGGCCGGCCGTGCTGCGGCGGGCGATCGGGCGGGCCGTGCTGACGGGCGAGGAGCTCGCGGCGGGGCCGGCGGCGTGGGCCGGCTACGCGGATCCGTTCCCCCGCGTGGACGCGGGCTGA
- the ykgO gene encoding type B 50S ribosomal protein L36: MKVRNSIKALKKIPGAQVVRRRGRVFVINKKNPRMKARQG; this comes from the coding sequence ATGAAGGTGCGCAACTCGATCAAGGCCCTCAAGAAGATCCCGGGCGCGCAGGTCGTGCGCCGCCGCGGCCGCGTCTTCGTCATCAACAAGAAGAACCCGCGCATGAAGGCCCGCCAGGGCTGA